In a single window of the Raphanus sativus cultivar WK10039 chromosome 9, ASM80110v3, whole genome shotgun sequence genome:
- the LOC108833078 gene encoding uncharacterized protein LOC108833078 encodes MDTMKELMALQKPIMLDEGNFGHWKAKMRHIIREIDEDAWTAVEQGWKAPTVIMDDESEEPKPKDKWSDADKAASKFNSKALTTIFSAVDLDQFKIIQGYETIGSFISKLSSIANEASVLGKKYNEKKLVKKLLRCLPPRFEAYKAVLKIAVNTDEMKFDQLAGILKVHDLERVDESSKDQKGVAFSAESKEVERVKKIEENMVLMAKNFNKMLKRVEKGQSRTNQRYQGRDRDRPSQNNRNDSVQGNRRKELQCHECEGFGHYRNECPLTKRKELKCIECKGYGHTRSECPNNLKKDKSLICFSDTESDDESDNEELLLNFSAHVNVTDVSHEPLICYTDAETECEDDHKEHLLNFVARIDQKDESLKSQSSSESDSESEADPEKESTGLKVEYQSLFNKFTELSLENLQLIKDRAMLKAQVNILELEQTENNSDSEKVGSIETEKEDQNTLKRTISEQAYSLKMLETSFVQTKQLLSEELDKSRLLQRELTENYKKLRMLNTGSDTLDHILSLGQSPKINWGLGFQGTTSKTAECNEGIRFVKSSAVIKTVEPDKSKPPRPTSQSVIQKHPVKKRNGCLFCCKPGHMVSNCYFRRKQYQEAWMRNRWHIEPGKFGCVWIAKSDLYLNYKNRISAAPVEMPLPDIPLVTEQRQGKEIMCNLSLTKICDFGTNESVSHTISNESVTDEFLEEDLFENDFSQILGNVAYTTSDSTSQDETPWYFDSGCSRHMTGTADYLVKAQEITGGKVTFGDGGQGKISAIGDTVRADLPRLINVYLVDGLKANLISVSQLCDEGLRVIFDKKECQALDDKNNIVLCGYRSANNCYMWKPTGQCLTAKGSQLEL; translated from the exons ATGGATACCATGAAAGAACTCATGGCTCTCCAGAAACCGATCATGTTGGACGAAGGAAACTTCGGTCACTGGAAAGCTAAGATGCGTCATATCATAAGAGAAATTGATGAGGATGCTTGGACTGCTGTAGAACAAGGATGGAAGGCTCCAACCGTAATCATGGATGACGAATCAGAAGAGCCTAAACCAAAGGACAAGTGGTCTGATGCAGATAAAGCAGCCTCTAAGTTTAACTCTAAAGCTCTCACCACAATCTTTTCCGCTGTGGATCTTGACCAGTTCAAGATCATACAAGGCT ATGAGACAATTGGAAGCTTCATCTCGAAACTTAGTTCGATTGCTAATGAAGCCTCAGTTCTCGGCAAGAAGTATAACGAGAAAAAACTTGTCAAAAAACTACTCAGATGTCTTCCACCTCGATTTGAAGCTTACAAGGCAGTACTGAAAATTGCAGTCAACACTGATGAGATGAAGTTCGATCAACTAGCAGGTATTCTCAAGGTGCATGACTTGGAACGTGTGGATGAATCATCTAAAGATCAGAAAGGAGTCGCCTTTTCTGCAGAATCCAAAGAAGTTGAACGAGTGAAGAAGATTGAAGAAAACATGGTTCTTATGGCCAAGAACTTCAACAAAATGCTGAAACGTGTTGAAAAAGGTCAAAGTCGCACTAATCAGAGATACCAAGGACGAGACCGTGATCGTCCCTCTCAGAACAACAGAAATGACTCTGTTCAAGGAAATCGACGAAAGGAGTTGCAATGCCATGAGTGTGAAGGTTTTGGTCACTATCGTAACGAGTGTCCTCTCACCAAGAGAAAGGAGCTTAAGTGCATAGAATGCAAAGGTTACGGACACACCAGAAGTGAGTGTCCAAACAACCTCAAGAAGGACAAATCGTTAATTTGTTTCAGTGATACCGAATCCGATGATGAAAGTGATAACGAAGAACTTCTGCTTAACTTCTCTGCTCATGTCAACGTGACTGATGTGTCACACGAGCCTCTGATATGCTACACAGATGCTGAAACAGAATGTGAGGATGATCATAAAGAACACCTTCTGAACTTTGTAGCTAGAATTGATCAAAAGGATGAGTCTCTTAAGTCTCAATCAAGCTCAGAATCAGACTCAGAGTCTGAAGCAGATCCAGAGAAAGAAAGCACTGGACTAAAGGTTGAATACCAGAGTTTGTTCAATAAGTTCACGGAACTTAGCCTCGAAAATCTACAACTGATTAAAGACAGAGCTATGCTGAAGGCACAAGTGAACATACTAGAGCTTGAACAAACTGAGAACAACTCAGACTCAGAGAAAGTCGGCTCAATAGAGACCGAGAAGGAAGATCAGAACACTCTCAAGAGAACTATCTCAGAGCAAGCTTACTCTCTGAAGATGCTTGAAACAAGCTTTGTCCAAACAAAACAGCTGCTGAGTGAAGAGCTAGATAAAAGTCGCTTACTGCAACGAGAACTGacagaaaattacaaaaagctCAGAATGCTCAATACCGGATCAGACACTCTTGATCACATTCTGTCCTTGGGACAATCTCCGAAAATCAACTGGGGCCTTGGATTTCAAGGAACTACTTCAAAGACAGCTGAGTGTAACGAAGGGATAAGGTTTGTTAAAAGCAGTGCAGTTATTAAAACTGTTGAACCTGACAAGAGCAAACCACCAAGACCTACTTCTCAATCAGTGATTCAGAAACATCCTGTGAAGAAAAGAAACGGATGTCTATTCTGCTGTAAACCTGGTCACATGGTTTCAAACTGCTACTTTAGACGTAAGCAGTATCAAGAAGCATGGATGAGAAATCGCTGGCATATTGAACCTGGCAAATTTGGATGCGTTTGGATAGCTAAGTCGGATCTATATCTAAACTACAAGAATCGAATATCAGCTGCTCCAGTTGAAATGCCACTACCTGACATTCCACTTGTTACTGAACAGAGACAAGGAAAGGAAATTATGTGCAATCTATCACTAACAAAAATCTGTGATTTCGGTACAAACGAAAGTGTGTCACATACGATCAGTAATGAGTCAGTCACAGACGAATTTCTTGAAGAAGATCTCTTTGAAAATGACTTCTCGCAGATCTTAGGAAACGTTGCCTACACCACTTCTGATAGCACAAGCCAGGATGAGACTCCTTGGTATTTTGATAGTGGGTGCTCAAGGCACATGACAGGAACTGCTGATTACCTTGTAAAAGCTCAAGAGATCACTGGTGGCAAGGTTACATTTGGAGATGGAGGACAAGGGAAGATCAGCGCTATAGGAGATACTGTGAGAGCAGACCTTCCACGACTCATCAACGTATATCTGGTAGATGGCTTAAAAGCTAACCTCATCAGTGTGAGTCAGCTCTGTGATGAAGGTCTACGAGTCATCTTTGATAAGAAAGAGTGTCAAGCTCTCGACGACAAGAACAACATTGTTCTGTGTGGGTATCGCTCAGCCAACAACTGCTACATGTGGAAGCCTACAGGGCAATGTCTAACCGCTAAAGGATCCCAACTTGAACTATAG
- the LOC108824675 gene encoding uncharacterized protein LOC108824675 — translation MNCLSQMLNRMVSEGHMDYHHNCRKIKLTHMSFADDLLIFVEGSIESVQAVSYQKTSFFASGLTEAETSAIQVSTGMKCGSLPMKYLGVPLCTKKLTLANCEPLLQQVKARFSSWSLKALSFAGRLLLIKTVISGITTFWCSSFILPKACVNKINSLCGLFLWSGQSEGHHSARVAWDRVTLTKEQGGLGVKDLLVWNRACSLKLMWLLFFRPSSVWAAYFKEVILKGDISNFWSIKPSSSYSWLVNKLIKTRDLCYPLIKRRLVSRLGIRKSATVASLYSEGRWSLPPARTENQLVVQIHLTTISLSQCEDYFEWEINGKIEEKFSTGSVYTYLKGDVPTVPWSSMIWSSYGIPRQNFLAWLMIQNRCPTKDLLAPGMELSSCEAVKCHAAELEDRDLRISLGGSSVARYEEEKIAPKVYKEVRGSWPRYGF, via the exons ATGAATTGTCTCTCCCAAATGCTCAACAGAATGGTCTCGGAAGGGCATATGGACTATCATCACAACTGTAGGAAGATCAAGCTCACACATATGTCTTTTGCCGATGACTTACTGATTTTTGTTGAAGGCTCCATCGAATCGGTTCAGGCGGTTAGCTACCAGAAAACGAGTTTCTTTGCTTCAGGTCTTACGGAGGCAGAAACATCAGCGATACAAGTTTCTACGGGGATGAAGTGTGGCTCCTTACCGATGAAATATCTTGGTGTCCCGCTTTGTACCAAGAAACTAACCCTTGCCAATTGTGAGCCTCTCCTTCAACAGGTCAAAGCTAGGTTCTCCTCCTGGTCATTAAAAGCCCTCTCGTTTGCTGGGAGACTGTTACTGATCAAGACAGTTATCTCTGGAATAACAACCTTCTGGTGCTCATCCTTCATCCTGCCAAAAGCTTGTGTTAATAAGATAAATTCTCTCTGTGGATTGTTCTTATGGTCAGGGCAAAGCGAGGGCCATCATTCTGCAAGAGTAGCATGGGATAGAGTCACTCTCACTAAGGAACAGGGTGGGTTGGGAGTTAAAGACTTACTTGTTTGGAACCGGGCTTGTTCTCTGAAGTTGATGTGGCTGCTCTTCTTCCGTCCCTCATCGGTGTGGGCAGCCTACTTTAAAGAAGTCATTTTAAAAGGAGATATCAGCAACTTCTGGTCAATCAAACCCAGTTCCTCATACTCATGGTTAGTGAATAAGCTCATTAAAACAAGAGATCTCTGTTACCCTTTGATCAAGCGTCGCTTAG TATCAAGACTAGGCATCCGGAAATCTGCAACGGTTGCATCCCTATACTCCGAGGGTAGATGGTCTCTCCCTCCTGCTAGAACAGAAAATCAGTTGGTCGTTCAGATACATCTCACTACTATCTCCCTATCGCAGTGTGAGGACTATTTTGAATGGGAGATTAATGGAAAAATTGAGGAAAAGTTCTCTACTGGCTCGGTTTACACTTATCTTAAAGGAGATGTCCCAACTGTTCCTTGGTCATCAATGATTTGGAGCTCCTATGGTATCCCGCGACAAAACTTCCTCGCGTGGCTAATGATCCAGAACCGATGTCCAACGAAAGATCTGTTAGCTCCAGGAATGGAGCTGAGCTCGTGTGAAGCAGTGAAGTGTCACGCAGCTGAGTTG GAAGATCGTGACTTGAGGATAAGTCTTGGAGGATCTTCAGTTGCAAGATATGAGGAAGAGAAGATTGCACCTAAGGTATATAAGGAAGTGAGAGGCAGTTGGCCTCGTTACGGGTTTTAG